The following coding sequences lie in one Euhalothece natronophila Z-M001 genomic window:
- a CDS encoding small multi-drug export protein, producing MGIFEYLGKAINAWFLGFFPYFEIYLAIPIAIAMGLDYISAVFWSAFGNFTAVPLIIFFYQQLMRIGWLNRWLHKIEKRSLNKFGRSLNRYGPWFVLAMTPIVGVWVVAVIARAVGMNSRVIIFSTLGSIILYAIVIAQLVALGVDIFG from the coding sequence ATGGGAATTTTTGAATATCTTGGTAAAGCTATCAATGCTTGGTTTCTAGGCTTTTTTCCTTACTTTGAAATTTATTTAGCCATCCCGATCGCGATCGCGATGGGGCTTGATTACATCTCAGCCGTTTTCTGGTCAGCATTTGGTAATTTTACCGCCGTTCCCCTGATCATTTTCTTTTACCAACAGCTGATGAGAATTGGATGGCTTAACCGTTGGTTGCACAAGATTGAAAAACGCTCATTAAATAAGTTTGGTCGCTCTCTAAATCGTTATGGCCCTTGGTTTGTGCTCGCGATGACTCCCATTGTCGGGGTATGGGTAGTTGCCGTCATAGCACGAGCGGTGGGGATGAACTCAAGAGTAATTATTTTTTCTACTCTCGGTAGCATTATCCTGTACGCGATTGTAATAGCTCAATTGGTTGCCCTTGGAGTGGATATATTTGGTTAG
- a CDS encoding cytochrome P450 — translation MTSKFVQTDTASQYQQLKGPEGKGLKRTLRLLRLVLDPMGYMEDNVQRYGHVFQIGGDNSPPLIYAGDPKLVQEIFALDATQVNTGQNNGILRAMVGDYSILLLDGNAHKRQRKLLMPSFHGDYLRSYRQLICNLTREISANWQSGQSIVARPPMQKLTLSIMLQAVFGLREGTRLSQIQSLMSLMLDSFAYPITSVFLFFPSLQKDWGRWSPWGRFIYWREQLRQLIYDEIRDRRQYLEQAGETSEKRTDILTLLIQARDENGEGMSDLELHDELITLLFAGHETTTSALVWILYWIHHLPEVETKIRSELASLGSSPDPEAITQLPYLSAVCQEALRIYPIAPTTFPRTLRQSMTLAGYSFEAGTAVMPATYIIHHREDLYPESKQFRPERFLEHQYAPHEYLPFGGGHRRCLGSALAMMELKLSTATLLQDFNFSLSRSGAIRPARRGLTMAPPASMKIRVFKKR, via the coding sequence ATGACCAGTAAATTTGTACAGACAGACACTGCATCCCAGTATCAGCAATTAAAAGGGCCTGAAGGAAAAGGGCTAAAACGGACTTTACGACTATTACGCCTAGTTTTAGATCCAATGGGATACATGGAGGACAACGTTCAGCGATATGGTCATGTCTTTCAGATTGGTGGTGATAATTCTCCCCCGTTAATCTATGCAGGGGATCCTAAGCTAGTGCAAGAAATTTTTGCCCTCGATGCTACGCAAGTAAATACTGGGCAAAATAACGGCATTCTTAGAGCAATGGTCGGAGATTACTCAATCCTACTGCTAGATGGCAACGCCCATAAACGGCAACGTAAACTGCTCATGCCTAGTTTCCATGGAGATTACCTTCGTAGTTATCGGCAACTAATTTGCAATTTAACTCGTGAAATTAGTGCGAATTGGCAATCAGGTCAATCAATTGTGGCACGTCCCCCCATGCAAAAATTGACCTTAAGTATCATGTTGCAGGCGGTTTTTGGGCTTCGGGAAGGAACTCGATTGTCTCAAATTCAAAGTTTAATGAGTCTGATGTTGGACTCCTTTGCTTACCCTATTACTTCTGTCTTCTTATTTTTCCCATCTTTGCAAAAAGACTGGGGGCGTTGGAGTCCTTGGGGACGCTTTATTTACTGGCGGGAACAGTTACGGCAATTGATTTATGATGAAATTCGCGATCGCCGTCAATACTTAGAACAAGCTGGAGAAACATCAGAAAAAAGAACTGATATCCTCACCCTACTGATTCAGGCAAGAGATGAAAACGGGGAAGGGATGAGTGATCTAGAACTTCATGATGAACTGATAACCCTTCTATTTGCTGGACATGAAACCACCACTTCTGCTTTAGTTTGGATACTGTACTGGATTCACCATTTACCTGAGGTAGAAACAAAAATTCGGTCAGAATTAGCCAGTTTAGGCTCTTCTCCTGATCCCGAAGCAATTACTCAACTCCCTTATTTAAGCGCAGTTTGCCAAGAAGCCTTACGAATTTATCCCATTGCGCCAACCACATTTCCACGCACGTTACGCCAATCCATGACCCTTGCAGGATACTCGTTTGAGGCGGGAACTGCCGTGATGCCAGCAACTTACATTATTCACCACCGCGAGGATCTCTATCCTGAATCCAAACAGTTTCGCCCAGAGCGATTTTTAGAACATCAATATGCCCCTCACGAATATCTGCCTTTTGGTGGGGGGCATCGCCGTTGTCTGGGATCAGCTTTAGCAATGATGGAACTCAAGCTCAGTACCGCCACCCTATTACAAGATTTTAACTTTAGTCTATCTCGATCTGGTGCTATTCGCCCTGCTCGACGGGGGTTAACGATGGCTCCACCCGCCTCCATGAAAATTAGAGTTTTTAAAAAGAGGTGA
- a CDS encoding pantothenate kinase, with protein sequence MSLLSQNFITLIIGNSRLHWGYFQNRQLITTWNTNHLEKAITDLPTALFPREVIDDTSSYQGDNFIKSNNLFSVPIPPSPPFIKGRSFSEDWGDQFSLNNLPVYIASVVSKQTQLWDDYPHKKIITLEDIPLTNTYATLGVDRALCVYGAGETYGYPVLVIDGGTALTYTAVGKEYNFLGGAILPGLRLQLRALNQNTAALPQVSLPDTLPQLWGDSTKSAIASGVIHTIISGIDNYLTAWWEQFPQGKVILTGGDGLLLQQFLQEKSLFCGNKTLVDQTLMFQGMAKLITNHLCRT encoded by the coding sequence ATGAGCCTACTTTCACAAAATTTTATTACTCTAATTATTGGTAACTCTCGCCTACATTGGGGATATTTTCAAAATAGACAACTAATAACAACTTGGAATACTAATCATTTAGAGAAAGCAATTACAGACTTACCAACGGCTCTTTTTCCTAGAGAAGTAATAGATGATACCTCCTCTTATCAAGGGGATAATTTTATAAAATCTAACAATTTATTTAGCGTACCGATCCCCCCTTCGCCCCCCTTTATTAAGGGCCGGAGCTTTAGTGAGGATTGGGGGGATCAATTTTCACTTAACAATCTCCCTGTTTATATCGCTTCAGTTGTTAGCAAACAAACACAACTTTGGGATGACTATCCGCATAAAAAAATCATTACCCTCGAAGACATTCCCCTTACTAATACTTATGCAACATTAGGAGTCGATCGCGCTTTGTGTGTTTATGGTGCTGGAGAAACTTATGGTTATCCTGTCTTAGTAATTGATGGGGGAACGGCTCTTACCTATACGGCGGTTGGAAAAGAATATAATTTTCTAGGTGGAGCAATTTTACCTGGATTGCGATTACAATTGAGAGCGTTAAACCAAAACACTGCAGCCCTACCACAAGTGAGCTTACCTGATACATTACCACAATTATGGGGAGATAGCACCAAAAGCGCGATCGCGAGTGGTGTTATTCACACAATCATCAGTGGGATTGATAACTATCTTACCGCTTGGTGGGAGCAATTTCCCCAAGGAAAAGTTATTCTAACTGGTGGCGATGGCTTATTACTGCAACAATTTTTGCAAGAAAAATCTCTATTTTGTGGTAATAAAACACTTGTTGATCAAACCCTTATGTTTCAAGGAATGGCAAAACTTATAACGAATCACTTATGCAGAACCTAA
- the rsmD gene encoding 16S rRNA (guanine(966)-N(2))-methyltransferase RsmD, which yields MRIYGNRLLKTLPGDNTRPTSAKVREALFNIWQGNLKEAHWLDLCAGNGTIGAEALCRGITYLVGIEKYPKACRIIQENWQKVASLEQEFRVLKGDVQEKIKALQGEEFHFIYFDPPYGSDLYDSILRSIVELKLLAVEGEIAVEHDPKQWNNHEIEGLELIRQKKYGNTYLTFFQTLYSNSN from the coding sequence ATGCGAATTTATGGGAATCGCCTCTTAAAAACTTTGCCAGGAGACAATACTCGTCCTACCTCAGCAAAAGTTCGAGAGGCTCTATTTAATATTTGGCAAGGAAACCTCAAAGAAGCTCATTGGCTTGATTTATGTGCTGGAAATGGGACAATTGGAGCGGAGGCACTCTGTCGGGGAATTACATATTTAGTCGGAATTGAAAAATATCCTAAAGCCTGTCGAATTATTCAAGAAAACTGGCAAAAAGTAGCAAGTCTAGAGCAAGAATTTAGAGTGCTAAAGGGAGACGTTCAAGAGAAAATAAAAGCGTTACAAGGAGAGGAATTTCATTTTATTTATTTTGATCCGCCCTATGGTAGTGATTTATATGATTCAATTTTAAGGAGTATTGTTGAGCTAAAATTATTAGCAGTAGAAGGGGAAATTGCCGTTGAACATGATCCTAAACAGTGGAATAATCACGAAATTGAGGGGTTAGAGCTAATTCGTCAAAAAAAATATGGTAATACTTATTTAACATTCTTTCAAACGCTATATAGCAATTCTAATTGA
- a CDS encoding DMT family transporter: MQNLIKSDFSLATFFVLLWNSGFIGAEFGLPYAGTFTLLFWRYSLLTLILLIYLIYSRQLVLPEIKTITHVSIVGILAHGVWLSCALLALEENVPAGIVALVVALQPLATGAFSGLVVGEKTRLWQWLGLIVGFLGVAIAVGTRIRVDSDVSPIGYFIPFGSVIAITIASLLQRRRETSPQNHSSLSIGSNLFYQSSATTLALAIPAIMVEQLEIEWNVPFIATLSWLIIGVSLGAYALMWQLLSRFDATRVASLFYLGPPVTMVMAWIAFGDVPQIADIVGLFVVVAGVIIVQFL; this comes from the coding sequence ATGCAGAACCTAATTAAATCTGATTTCAGCCTTGCTACCTTCTTTGTTTTACTATGGAACTCTGGTTTCATTGGCGCAGAATTTGGTTTACCTTACGCTGGCACATTTACCTTATTATTCTGGCGATACAGTCTTCTGACCTTAATTTTATTAATTTATCTCATTTACTCTAGACAATTAGTATTACCTGAAATAAAAACCATTACTCATGTTTCCATCGTGGGAATCTTAGCTCATGGCGTATGGTTAAGTTGTGCTTTACTAGCGTTAGAAGAGAATGTTCCTGCAGGAATTGTGGCGTTAGTGGTTGCCCTACAACCTCTAGCAACTGGGGCTTTTTCTGGCTTAGTGGTGGGAGAAAAAACCCGTTTATGGCAATGGTTAGGCTTAATTGTGGGATTTTTAGGAGTCGCGATCGCGGTAGGAACTCGCATTCGGGTTGATTCTGACGTTTCTCCTATCGGTTATTTTATTCCTTTCGGTTCAGTTATCGCCATTACCATAGCAAGTTTACTGCAAAGACGGCGAGAAACCTCACCGCAGAATCATTCCTCTCTTTCTATTGGCAGTAATTTGTTCTATCAAAGCTCTGCCACTACTTTAGCCTTAGCGATCCCTGCAATAATGGTTGAACAACTAGAAATTGAGTGGAATGTCCCCTTTATTGCCACTTTAAGCTGGCTCATCATTGGCGTTTCCCTTGGGGCTTATGCTTTAATGTGGCAACTTCTTTCTCGTTTTGATGCCACGCGAGTCGCCAGTTTATTTTATTTAGGGCCACCTGTCACCATGGTAATGGCTTGGATAGCGTTTGGCGATGTCCCTCAAATAGCAGATATTGTTGGCTTGTTTGTCGTTGTTGCCGGTGTAATTATAGTCCAGTTTCTCTAA
- the leuS gene encoding leucine--tRNA ligase has translation MVAASQYNPAEIEPKWQQCWLETNADTASEDPNRPKFYALSMFPYPSGNLHMGHVRNYVITDVMARWRKMQGYRVLHPMGWDAFGLPAENAAIDRGSHPAQWTEQNIQQMKKQLQQLGLSLDWSREVATCSPDYYKWTQWLFLQFFQAGLAYQKESAVNWDPIDQTVLANEQVDGEGKSWRSGAKVERKLLKQWFFKITEYAEELLNDLEQLPGWPDRVKLMQANWIGKSVGAYLEFPVTGRDDKIGVFTTRPDTVYGVTYVVLAPEHPLTPKVTTAAQKEAVEAFIQEVSNESELERTAEDKPKRGIPTGGKALNPFTGEEIPILIADYVLYEYGTGAVMGVPAHDERDFQFATQNQLPIQQVIVPEGEKPSEKLEKAYTESGIMINSGQFDGMNSVEGKEAIIQYAEKQGWGKARVQYRLRDWLISRQRYWGAPIPIIHCPSCGAVPVPDEDLPVELPEDVEFTGRGGSPLTQLESWLNVPCPSCGEPAQRETDTMDTFIDSSWYFLRYTDANNPKEAFNKEKVNDWMPVDQYVGGIEHAILHLLYSRFFTKVLRDRGLLNCDEPFKRLLTQGMVQGMTYKNPNTGKYIPSEEVNPDDPKDPNTGEPLSVFYEKMSKSKYNGVDPLEVLEKYGADTARMFILFKAPPEKDLEWDSADVEGQFRFLNKVWRLVTDFIHHHSVTENPSELSKEEKDLRRAIHTAIQSISEDLEGDYQFNTAVSELMKLNNALSEAKCKTSPVYQEGIEALVKLLAPFAPHLTEELWHALGNEDSVHQQNWLEPDPEALTVDEINLVIQIKGKTRGTIAVPANASREELETYARESDIAQRYLDGKEVKKVIVVPGKLVNFVV, from the coding sequence GGGTTATCGGGTTTTACATCCCATGGGTTGGGATGCCTTTGGACTTCCTGCTGAAAATGCTGCTATTGATCGAGGGAGTCATCCAGCCCAATGGACAGAACAAAATATCCAGCAAATGAAAAAACAACTCCAGCAATTAGGATTATCCCTCGACTGGAGTCGGGAAGTTGCCACTTGTTCCCCTGACTATTATAAGTGGACACAATGGCTGTTTCTCCAGTTTTTCCAAGCTGGACTTGCCTATCAGAAAGAATCAGCCGTGAATTGGGATCCCATTGATCAAACTGTTCTCGCTAATGAACAAGTGGATGGCGAAGGCAAATCTTGGCGTAGTGGGGCAAAAGTAGAACGGAAACTCCTAAAGCAGTGGTTTTTCAAAATTACTGAATATGCCGAAGAACTCCTCAATGATCTTGAACAACTCCCAGGATGGCCCGATCGCGTTAAACTAATGCAAGCCAACTGGATCGGAAAATCTGTAGGCGCTTATTTAGAATTTCCCGTTACAGGCAGAGACGATAAAATTGGCGTTTTTACCACCCGTCCTGATACCGTTTATGGCGTAACTTATGTGGTTCTTGCCCCAGAACATCCTCTCACCCCAAAAGTAACCACAGCAGCCCAAAAAGAAGCCGTAGAAGCCTTTATTCAAGAAGTCAGTAACGAAAGCGAACTGGAACGCACCGCCGAAGACAAACCGAAACGTGGCATTCCTACAGGTGGCAAAGCCCTTAATCCCTTCACTGGAGAAGAAATCCCCATATTAATCGCCGATTATGTTCTTTACGAATATGGCACGGGGGCAGTCATGGGAGTTCCAGCCCATGATGAGCGTGATTTTCAATTTGCCACCCAAAATCAACTGCCGATTCAACAAGTCATTGTACCCGAAGGCGAAAAACCCAGTGAAAAACTAGAAAAAGCCTACACCGAATCGGGGATAATGATCAACTCGGGTCAATTTGACGGGATGAACTCAGTGGAAGGAAAAGAAGCAATTATTCAGTATGCTGAGAAACAAGGTTGGGGAAAAGCAAGAGTTCAATATCGCCTCCGTGACTGGTTAATCTCTCGCCAACGCTATTGGGGCGCACCCATTCCCATTATTCATTGTCCCAGTTGTGGGGCAGTCCCCGTTCCTGATGAAGACTTACCCGTAGAACTTCCTGAAGATGTGGAATTTACAGGGCGTGGCGGTTCTCCTCTCACCCAACTAGAAAGCTGGTTAAATGTTCCTTGTCCCAGTTGTGGCGAACCAGCGCAACGAGAAACCGACACTATGGACACCTTTATTGACTCTTCTTGGTATTTTCTCCGTTATACCGATGCTAATAACCCCAAAGAAGCCTTTAACAAAGAAAAAGTCAATGATTGGATGCCAGTGGATCAATATGTGGGAGGAATTGAACACGCCATTCTGCACTTATTATATTCCCGTTTCTTTACCAAAGTTCTTCGAGACCGAGGACTCTTGAACTGTGATGAACCCTTTAAGCGTCTTCTCACCCAAGGGATGGTTCAGGGAATGACCTACAAAAACCCGAACACAGGAAAATATATTCCCTCAGAAGAAGTTAACCCTGATGATCCCAAAGATCCTAATACAGGAGAGCCTTTAAGCGTCTTTTACGAAAAGATGTCAAAATCAAAATATAATGGCGTTGACCCCTTGGAAGTCTTGGAAAAATATGGGGCAGACACAGCGCGAATGTTTATTTTATTTAAAGCCCCACCTGAGAAGGATTTAGAATGGGATAGTGCTGATGTGGAAGGGCAATTCCGTTTCTTAAATAAGGTATGGCGGTTAGTTACAGATTTTATTCATCATCATTCTGTCACTGAGAACCCCTCTGAACTCTCTAAAGAAGAAAAAGACTTACGTCGCGCCATTCATACCGCAATTCAATCCATTTCTGAAGATTTAGAGGGAGATTATCAATTTAATACCGCCGTTTCCGAATTAATGAAGCTCAATAATGCCCTGAGTGAGGCAAAATGTAAAACCTCTCCTGTCTATCAAGAGGGAATTGAAGCCTTAGTGAAATTACTCGCTCCTTTTGCACCCCATTTAACGGAAGAATTGTGGCATGCCTTAGGAAATGAAGACTCAGTGCATCAACAAAACTGGTTAGAACCTGATCCCGAAGCCCTAACCGTTGATGAAATTAATCTTGTGATTCAAATTAAAGGCAAAACTCGTGGGACAATTGCTGTTCCTGCTAATGCAAGTCGGGAGGAATTAGAAACCTATGCCCGAGAATCTGATATTGCCCAACGTTATCTTGATGGGAAAGAGGTGAAAAAGGTGATTGTAGTTCCTGGAAAGTTGGTTAATTTTGTGGTGTAG
- a CDS encoding IS630 family transposase, whose protein sequence is MQLKDARSLPPQAQQAIRKRAVMAVIENKRSQGEVAQEFGVTRTAVNQWVQRYRRGGETALKACKQGRREHPTLARSQVTTITRLIRDYSPEQLQLPFTLWTRQAVSQLIEQCWGITLSQTTIGRYLRRWGLSPQKPAKCAREQCPHQLQHWLTHEYPAIHKRAQQEGAEIHWGDEMGLRSDHQAGTCWSEVGKTPIVEGTGQRFSCNLISALTNRGTLRFQVFQGGFNSDVFLEFLRRLIRSRENKVFLIVDRHPVHRSRKVQQWVAQHQDELELFYLPPYSPERNPDEFLNQDIKSNAMRRQRPRNRNELMKRVRSYLYSLQKCPERISRYFWAQPVQYAGL, encoded by the coding sequence ATGCAATTAAAAGACGCTCGGAGTTTACCCCCTCAAGCTCAACAAGCAATCCGTAAAAGGGCGGTCATGGCAGTGATTGAGAACAAACGTTCTCAAGGAGAAGTGGCCCAAGAGTTTGGAGTTACTCGTACAGCAGTTAATCAGTGGGTGCAACGTTACCGTCGTGGGGGTGAGACAGCTCTCAAAGCTTGTAAACAAGGTCGTCGTGAGCATCCTACCTTGGCGCGATCGCAGGTAACGACAATTACTCGTCTCATTCGGGATTACAGCCCAGAACAACTACAACTGCCATTTACTCTCTGGACTCGACAAGCCGTATCTCAGCTCATTGAACAATGTTGGGGAATTACTCTTTCTCAAACGACGATTGGTCGTTATCTGCGTCGTTGGGGACTGTCTCCACAAAAGCCTGCCAAATGCGCTCGTGAGCAATGTCCTCACCAGCTTCAGCATTGGTTAACTCATGAATATCCAGCGATTCACAAGCGAGCACAGCAGGAAGGAGCTGAGATTCATTGGGGTGATGAAATGGGATTGCGTTCGGACCATCAAGCAGGGACTTGTTGGTCTGAGGTAGGGAAAACGCCAATTGTAGAAGGAACTGGGCAACGTTTCAGTTGCAACTTAATTTCCGCCCTGACCAATCGAGGAACCCTACGCTTTCAAGTATTTCAAGGGGGATTTAATAGCGATGTCTTTTTGGAATTTTTACGCCGATTAATTCGCTCCAGGGAAAACAAAGTTTTTTTGATTGTAGATCGCCACCCAGTACATCGCTCCCGTAAAGTTCAACAATGGGTAGCTCAACATCAGGATGAATTGGAACTGTTTTATCTTCCCCCCTACAGCCCAGAACGAAATCCCGATGAATTTCTCAATCAGGACATTAAAAGCAATGCTATGAGACGACAAAGACCCCGTAATCGTAATGAACTCATGAAAAGGGTTCGCTCTTATTTATACAGTCTTCAGAAATGTCCCGAACGTATTAGTCGTTATTTTTGGGCTCAGCCAGTTCAATATGCTGGCCTTTAG
- a CDS encoding DUF6439 family protein, with amino-acid sequence MSQATSQELLEKSTLELAQMLADKCAIAPNDWHRLKSNRKAQANQHITAALVYLQTSQTEEALAHLQQAVGWLDRSISAPPCPTHGHKH; translated from the coding sequence ATGTCACAAGCCACTTCCCAAGAACTTTTAGAGAAAAGCACCCTAGAGTTAGCGCAGATGTTAGCCGATAAATGCGCGATCGCGCCTAATGACTGGCATCGTCTAAAATCTAATCGTAAAGCCCAAGCCAATCAACACATTACGGCAGCGTTAGTTTATTTACAAACTTCGCAAACAGAAGAAGCCCTCGCCCATCTTCAACAAGCAGTAGGCTGGCTTGATCGCTCCATTTCTGCGCCCCCATGCCCCACTCATGGTCATAAACACTAA